Genomic DNA from Mus musculus strain C57BL/6J chromosome 11, GRCm38.p6 C57BL/6J:
AAGCTGGTCTCCCTGGTGCCAAGGTGAGAAGATCCTCTGTCCTGTATGGGACTTGGAGCAGCCTGCAGCTGGTGCTCCAgactcctccccccctcccacactccgatccccctcctccccttgtcatccccctcctcctgccctcgTTCATGGCCTTCTGCTTCACCCTAGGGTCTCACTGGCAGTCCTGGCAGCCCTGGTCCTGATGGCAAAACCGGCCCCCCTGTAAGTATGCCTGTTCTCTCATGCCTCACCCTACCCTCCTGTGTGCCTACCTTAGTCCTTACCACAACTCTTGTGCCTCCCATCCTCAGGGTCCCGCTGGTCAAGATGGTCGCCCTGGACCCGCAGGTCCTCCTGGAGCCCGTGGCCAGGCTGGTGTGATGGGATTCCCTGGACCTAAGGGTACCGCTGTGAGTATTCAGTGAGGAACACTACAGAACCAGCAACAGGCATACTAACTCGACTGACACTCTGTGTGACCTCAGGCCCTTTACTGACCCTTTCTGGACCCATTAGTGAAATAAGAGACCATTGGTTGGCTCCATGACCATCATTCTGTCCTTGATAAATAAGTATTGCTAGGCAGACTCCCCTGAACACACAGATAATATGGTCTTTTTATGTGATAGTCACACCCAAGTCTGGTAAGGAGAGCCTTGAGATGACTGCCATTAGTCAGTGAAGGTGTGTGtcaaggggaagggaaggggaagggtgaCCAGGAAGGAGTCTCGGGCAGGAGACTGCTTTGGGTGCAGGAAGAGAGGCTGAGCATTAGATGCCGGCAAGACCTTCCCTAGACCCTGAAGCTTGCCAGCCTCCTGCAGTCTTCTTGAACAGAAAGCCCCTTGGGAATGCTCACTGTAATGAGAGGTCCTTGGCTGTAACGAGTCTCGACCTGTGACCCTCAATCTTGCTTCCCTTTCTACACAGGGAGAACCTGGAAAGGCTGGAGAGCGAGGCCTTCCCGGACCCCCTGGCGCTGTTGTAAGTATCTCTTTGGAGTCTCTGACCTTTCTGCCCCTGCCTGTGACATACACCATCCTCCCATGGAGGATGTCTGCAGCCACTGTCACAACATCGGAAGTCACTAGGGGGCTCTGCTGTGTCTCAGAGGTCCAGTCCCTACCTGCGGCTCTCATCTCCCATACTGAATTTATTGCCTTCTCCCCACAGGGTCCTGCTGGCAAAGATGGAGAAGCTGGAGCTCAGGGAGCCCCTGGCCCTGCTGTAAGTATTCCTGTCTGCGAGCCTTGGGGAGCAGGAAAGGTGGGGCCTTGCTTCCCTTCCCCTTGGACTATTCATGACCACTGCCTCTTCTCTACCACAGGGTCCTGCTGGTGAGAGAGGTGAACAAGGTCCCGCTGGCTCCCCTGGATTCCAGGTGAGGCTTCATGACTTAGGTTTGCAGGGAAGAGTGCAGAACACTCCTTTGTTAACTGTTAAAGATTCTAAATCCTACCTCTtctcccctccacctcccacctTACAGGGTCTTCCTGGTCCTGCCGGTCCTCCTGGTGAAGCAGGCAAGCCTGGTGAACAGGTAAGAGGTAGCAGCAGGACAGAAGGTGGGAGCAtgcaagaaatacaaagaaaacagCCACCCACTGCTTGCAGCTGATGGGGGTGGGAATCACCAGCTAGAGGGATAGGGATTAAACGCAAAGGGAGGACTTTGGATATACCAAATGTGTGAGGGCACTCACTGCAAATGATCTGGCACTGGCTTGGTAGCCTCTAGGCAAGGTGACTTCTCTATACACACTCCTGGAATAACTCTGGCTTTACCTCAAGCCTTCCTATTGTAATGAGGAATTTCAGTTCTAAGCTGAGTATGTGGTCCTGTGGGCTCCTGAGGTCCAGCTTCTAGGAAGAGGGGGCAGAGGTTCTTTCTCGGGGTGGGGGTAGGTTGGATTCACTGCAGTTCCTCTTTCTACACTCAGGGTGTTCCTGGAGACCTTGGTGCCCCTGGACCCTCTGGCGCAAGAGTAAGTGAGCCTTCTCGTGCCACTTCCGTTACGACATCCCAAGCTTGGTCCTGTCAGAGCATCATgtgccctttccttcctttctaggGCGAGAGAGGTTTCCCTGGTGAACGTGGTGTACAAGGTCCCCCAGGTCCTGCTGGTCCCCGAGGAAACAATGGTGCCCCCGGCAACGATGGTGCCAAGGTGAGGGCATCGTGGAAAGGTCATGACGGTTGTGTCCCAGATCATAGGACTTGGGGACAAGACCAGAGTGGGGGCCCAGGAGTCACAAGGTCGGGTCTGTGAGTTTGTCCCTCTGGTTGGAACCTGTgatctgggatccacacataagGGATCCTAAGTGGGCTCATGGCTCTGAGACACCTCTGGGCTCACTAATCTTGTTTCCTAAACAGGGTGATACTGGTGCCCCCGGAGCTCCCGGTAGCCAGGGTGCCCCCGGTCTTCAGGGAATGCCTGGTGAACGTGGTGCAGCTGGTCTTCCAGGTCCTAAGGGTGACAGAGTAAGTCAACCTTCCCTTCCCATGAGCCCTTGTGGTTCTCATTTATCTTCATGCTTTCCTGGTTAATCTAATACCTGTGACTCAGGCCCTTCTGATGTGTTACCATGGGGATGAAAGTTGGGGCATCTCCCTGATGGAGGTTGCTTTATTTACCACTCTGTAGAATTCAGGGGCCTCTTAACCCAGGTTCCACCTGAATCCCCAAGTAGGCCCCTTTAACCCCTGAAAGAACTTTACATCCTTGACAGAGCTAAGGAGGGCCTCTTAGATATAGCTGCAGAATGCTGTAGCTCAACTCTTGGCCCCAATCTGGAAGTCTcaggggttgttttggtttttttttttcctgtttttaggGTGATGCTGGTCCCAAAGGTGCTGATGGTTCTCCTGGTAAAGATGGTGCCCGTGGTCTGACTGGTCCCATTGGTCCTCCTGGCCCTGCTGGTGCCCCTGGTGACAAGGTTAGTGGCTACCTCTTCACCTTCTTTCTTAACTCAAAACCTCCTTCGCAAGCTCAGGTGGGGCTCTGCAGGGAAGGCAGGTCCTGCCATATGAAGCTGGTGACCCAGGAAGTTCAAGggaccaggagggagggaaggtgtcATTGGTTCATCTCCCAGGAGAGTTGAGAGTTCCTGTCTCTCCCTCATAGGGTGAAGCTGGTCCCAGTGGTCCTCCCGGTCCCACCGGAGCCCGTGGTGCTCCCGTAAGTACAGAAGACCCTGATCTCTGTTCATCCCTTCTCCCCTACCTGCTTTCTGCCCCCACCGCAAACCCCACCCCTTTACTCTATCCGTTCCTCTCCTTCCCTAAtgttgagacatctctccaaagtcgtctccttcttcttctaggGAGACCGTGGTGAGGCTGGTCCCCCTGGTCCTGCTGGCTTTGCCGGCCCCCCTGTGAGTATCAAGACCCTCCTCATTTTCTGTCCCTAGCTGAGACACGAGGCATGGGACCTTGGGGTGGCTGAATGAGGACAGAAGTGTTACCCTGAGTCAGAGGAGAAGGGTGGGGAGGTACTGGTGTCTCCAAGTGTCTCTGCATCTCCAAGTCCCTATCTGTGGCCCTTCCTCTAGCCCAGAGGCCCTCTGCTCTCAGGCTgcctcctccactcctccactcTCCATTCTCCCTCCTGCCTAGGGTGCTGATGGCCAACCTGGTGCGAAAGGTGAACCTGGTGATACTGGTGTTAAAGGTGATGCTGGTCCTCCTGGCCCTGCTGGTCCTGCTGGACCCCCCGGCCCCATTGTAAGTATCTTGTCTTCTGCACCATAAGCTTTGGATAGCCTTGGACTTGGGGCTAGCCTGGATCTCATACCTTGACACTGTCTTACAGGGTAACGTTGGTGCTCCTGGACCCAAAGGTCCTCGTGGTGCTGCTGGTCCCCCTGTGAGTATCATATGCATCTCTGTCGCGACTCCCCAAAGGCAGAGACTGGAGATGAGGCCAGGTGACAGGTGACTGTTCACTTCTGACCACCCAATGTTCTCTCCTACCAGGGTGCTACTGGCTTCCCTGGTGCTGCTGGCCGTGTCGGTCCCCCTGGTCCCTCTGTGAGTATCTGTGGTTCTGGAATGAGGATGGGGTGAGACATGTATTGTCAGGACAGCAGGCCTGGCTGGGGCTTGCCACTATGATGCTTTGGAAGCCTGGACTCTGACAGTCCTTCTTGTGCCCATCTAGGGAAATGCTGGACCCCCTGGCCCTCCCGGTCCCGTTGGCAAAGAAGGGGGCAAAGGTCCCCGTGGTGAGACTGGCCCTGCTGGACGTCCTGGTGAAGTTGGTCCCCCAGGTCCCCCCGGTCCTGCTGGTGAGAAAGGATCTCCTGGTGCTGATGGACCTGCTGTAAGTGCTAACTCACATCTCTGTGATTGTGGAGAGTTCCAGAGTTGTGTATGTGTTTCCTGTGCTACTGTGAGCCCTTCTCACCCCTGTCTGCCTCCCACAGGGCTCTCCTGGTACCCCTGGACCTCAGGGTATTGCTGGACAACGTGGTGTGGTCGGTCTTCCCggtcagagaggagaaagaggcttCCCTGGTCTTCCTGGCCCCTCTGTGAGTGTTCTTTCCTCTTGGGGTGTCCAAGAAGAATCATCTTAGGACTTGAGTACTAGAAGGGGCAGGGTAGCAGCAGTGGAGACAAGGAGAGCAAATGTGATAGAAATGCTCTCATGGtacccaggtggtggtggtgaacacctttaatcccagcactaaggaagcagaggcaggtaaattcctgagttcaagaccagcctggtctacagagcgagtgccaggacagccagagctacacagagaaaccctgtcttgaaaaccaaactaaacaaacacacaaaagaagtCTCATGGCTTGAGCCACCACATCTGACCTCCAGCCTTACTCTGTTCTTTAGGGTGAACCTGGCAAACAAGGTCCTTCTGGATCAAGTGGTGAACGCGGTCCCCCTGGCCCCATGGGGCCCCCTGGATTGGCTGGTCCCCCTGGTGAATCTGGACGTGAGGTCAGCAGCCCCCACCTCCTAGCCAGTCCCCGTGCAGGACCACTTGTCCTACGCCTGACCTCTTCCCTGGAGTGGACACtcatctctccccctccctttacAGGGATCCCCTGGTGCTGAAGGCTCCCCTGGAAGGGATGGTGCTCCCGGGGCCAAGGTAAGAGATCATGCCACATATCAGGCTGGACTCTGGTGAGCCCTGGCCCCTCCCCAGACTGCACATTTCATCTGAGGCTGACCCCATGACCTCTACCCTCTGTTCCCAGGGTGACCGTGGTGAGACTGGCCCCGCTGGCCCCCCTGGTGCCCCTGGTGCTCCCGGTGCTCCCGGCCCTGTTGGTCCCGCTGGCAAGAATGGCGATCGTGGTGAGACTGTAAGTTGCTGAGCTCAGATCAGACCTCTTCTTCAGACATGCTCAAAGGCCTCGAAATGgatgaattacctcactcaggctggGGAAGAAGAGGGTTTTGGGATATGTCTGGGTCCTTAGCTTCCAGGGAAAAACAGTGATTACTTAGCCTTCATCTAGGCAGGACTCCATCTTCCCCAAGGCATGGGGCTTGCCCCAGCTTATCCCATGAAGCCTGGCTCTGGGGAGGTTTAATCGGGAATCAGGAGAGGTGGCCACAGCAGAAGAGATGTGGGTCAGGAGGAGTCTAGCCAAGGGGAAGGCTCACCCTGAAGCCCTCAGCCTTGGCTTTTCCAAGTCAAGATCTAACACACTGTTTTCTCTCCAGGGTCCTGCTGGTCCTGCTGGTCCCATTGGCCCTGCTGGTGCCCGTGGCCCTGCTGTAAGTGTCCCATGCCCACCTCATGCCCTCGGAACACTGACCCAGAGGTGAATACCATCCCACTCAATACTCAGTGTGAACTTGCACCTGACAGCCTGTcttgtcccctcctctcttttAGGGACCCCAAGGCCCCCGTGGTGACAAGGGTGAGACAGGCGAACAAGGTGACAGAGGCATAAAGGGTCATCGTGGCTTCTCTGGTCTCCAGGGTCCTCCTGGTTCTCCTGTGAGTATACTCAACTTCCCAGGCCCTGGCTGCCATCAGGCCTTTTCCACCATACCCTGATGCAGATCACATGGTGGGAGGGGGACACTTGCCTCAGTGTCTACTCTAGATAGACATTCTGATTCCTTCCTAGTGAGGGTGAGGGgcaggacacagacagacagacagagggctcaaagaaggattgtgggagtggTCTAAAATGAGGGGATATGTTACCCCCATTGCCCCTGAACTGCTTTTCTCTGTTCTTCAGGGTTCTCCTGGTGAACAAGGCCCCTCTGGAGCTTCAGGTCCTGCAGGCCCCCGGGTAAGTTGCATCTTCCATTACTTCTTCCTGGGTTCCTCCCTGTCTTGGTTACTTTCAGATATCCCTCTGTTCTCCAGAGAAGAGTTCAGAGAccagacagggggtggggagaaaaagaAGCTTGGTCTTACAGAACCTTTGACCTTCCCACCCGTGCCCCCTTGCAAACCTGGCCATAGGAACTAGTTGAGGGCACCCtctgagagacagaagcagagactggGCGGAGCcagcagtggggggaggggaaacacTTCTGAGCCGGAGTTTGGGGGCTGCCTTGAGTTTCTAGCCACTTTTTCTaaccatctctctatccctaGGGTCCCCCTGGCTCTGCTGGTTCTCCTGGCAAAGACGGACTCAACGGTCTCCCTGGCCCCATTGGTCCCCCTGGTCCTCGAGGTCGCACTGGTGACAGCGGCCCTGCTGTATGTAGCCCCACATCCTCTGCCTCATGACCCTCCCCCAAGAAGACTTGAATACCTGGAAACCTTGATCTCCTTCCTCTACACAGGGTCCCCCCGGCCCTCCTGGACCCCCTGGCCCTCCTGGACCTCCCAGTGGCGGTTATGACTtcagcttcctgcctcagccacctcaAGAGAAGTCTCAAGATGGTGGCCGCTACTACCGGGCCGATGATGCTAACGTGGTTCGTGACCGTGACCTTGAGGTGGACACCACCCTCAAGAGCCTGAGTCAGCAGATTGAGAACATCCGCAGCCCCGAAGGCAGCCGCAAGAACCCTGCCCGCACATGCCGCGACCTCAAGATGTGCCACTCTGACTGGAAGAGCGGTAAGGATTAACCCCagccacctccccccccccctttagccTACCATGCTGCTTCCCCCATGTTTTCATACATTCCACTTTCCATATGGTGCTGGCTGCCTACTCCTCCTGACTGCTTTGCCTTGCCCACTTCAGGAGAGTACTGGATCGACCCTAACCAAGGCTGCAACCTGGACGCCATCAAGGTCTACTGCAACATGGAGACAGGTCAGACCTGTGTGTTCCCTACTCAGCCGTCTGTGCCTCAGAAGAACTGGTACATCAGCCCGAACCCCAAGGAAAAGAAGCACGTCTGGTTTGGAGAGAGCATGACCGATGGATTCCCGGTACGTGAGCTGAACCCCAGAGCAACTCTACAGGAGATGGGTTAGCCTCTTATCCAGAAAGCACAGGAAGTCCTGGAGTGGATTTAATCTGCTTAGTGGAAGGGCAGATACAGATCTAGGATACAGGAGTTCTGGGTAGGAAAGCCAGGGACGAGAAGGTCCACGTGATCGctcattctctcctctctctggccCGTGCAGTTCGAGTACGGAAGCGAGGGCTCCGACCCCGCCGATGTCGCTATCCAGCTGACCTTCCTGCGCCTAATGTCCACCGAGGCCTCCCAGAACATCACCTATCACTGCAAGAACAGCGTAGCCTACATGGACCAGCAGACTGGCAACCTCAAGAAGGCCCTGCTCCTCCAGGGATCCAACGAGATCGAGCTCAGAGGCGAAGGCAACAGTCGCTTCACCTACAGCACCCTTGTGGACGGCTGCACGGTGAGTCCCCCAGACTGGGTCCAGCCTGTCTCTTTGGGCATCTGGTTTAGCCTTCTGGCAGAACAGAGTGAGCCTCACTTCATTCCTACCTTGGTAATGACCCTCTCCCGCTGTCTTCATTCACACCAGAGTCACACCGGAACTTGGGGCAAGACAGTCATCGAATACAAAACCACCAAGACCTCCCGCCTGCCCATCATCGATGTGGCTCCCTTGGACATTGGTGCCCCAGACCAGGAATTCGGACTAGACATTGGCCCTGCCTGCTTCGTGTAAACTCCCTCCACCCCAATCTGGTTCCCTCCCACCCAGCCCACTTTTCCCCAACCCTGGAAACAGACGAACAACCCAAACTCAATTTCCCCCAAAAGCCAAAAATATGGGAGATAATTTCACATGGactttggaaaacattttttttcctttgcattcacCTTTCAAACTTAGTTTTTACCTTTGACCAACTGAACGTGACCAAAAACCAAAAGTGCATTCAAccttaccaaaaaagaaaaaaaaaaaaagaataaataaataactttttaaaaaaggaagcttGGTCCTCTTGCTTGAAGACCTATGTGGGTATAAGTCCCTTCCTGCCCACTTGGCTTATGATACCCTAATGCTGCCTTTTCTGCTCCTTTCTCCACCCCCTCTTGGGGCCTCTCCTCCATTGCTCCCCAAATTTAAGTCTCCCCCAAGACACAGGAAATAATGCATTGTCTGCCCAGCAAACAAAGGCAATGCTGAAATGTCCCACCAGCCCCTCAACCCCGTCTACTTCCCTACCCAGCACCCTCAAATCCTGCTGGGACATGGGGTTCTTGGACTGTTGAAGGAACCTAACCATCTGgcatctccatggcctctgcaacaaACCCCCCActtttttctctccccccccccccagggaggGCCTGTGCTTTGGGCAGCCACCTGCCCCTCTCAGGGGTTTGGAGCCAGGCAGGGTCACAGCAGACTGGAAACATCGGACATGCATGTGCAGGCTGGGTGGGAGAGACCGTTCTATTCCTCAGTGCAATTGTGTTGCTGAAAGACTACCTCGTTCTTGTCTTTGTGTGTCACCGGGGCAACTGTGTGGGGGCggggatgggggcagggtggCAGCACGCCCAGTTTGGTATCAAAGGTGCTACATCTCTgtgaaggggtggggtgggaaggaatTTCTGGTGCTATAGAAGCTGAGATGCTCCCTAGACCAGCAAATGTTTCTTTTgttcaaagtattttttattctttttttttttttttttaatggataggGACTTGTGTgaattgttggggttttttttttttttttttttggttttgtttttttttgttttgttttgttttttttcctgaaggtGCTATTTAACAAGGGAGAAGAGAGTGCGGGGACTTCACCCTGCCCACTCTCTACTCTCTCTCCACTCTTCTAGTTCCTGGGCCTAtctgatctctctctttcttctgaaaCCCTCCCCTCTTGCTGCTgctccctcccctctgcctctctcttggTCTGTCCTGCATCAGGGTTTCAGAGCACCACTTTCCAAAGCACAAAACAGTTTTTACCCCTGGGCTGGGAGGAAACAAGAGACTCTGTAcctattttgtatgtgtataataatttgagatgtttttaattattttgattgCTGGAATAAAGCATGTGGAAATGACCCAATGCATGTGCAGTGGCCTCTGAATTTCCTTCCTGGGACGTGGGGAGGTGGGGATCCAGGGACAGGGCTCTGGGATGGGGGACTTGCCTTCTACCcctgccctttctctctccctcacttctcATCCAGATATTGCCACCTTCCTCTCTTGCCTGTCTTATGCCTTAGACCTTTTTTCTTGCCTCTTTtaccttttcctctttccagtcTTCCTTGTGCATCCCCAGATCCCCAGCTTCACCAGTTCAATCATCCCAGGTGCACAGCATTGCGGACATGCTCGCACGTACTTCAttcccagatctctctctctctctctctctctctctctctctctctcacacacacacacacacacacacacacacatacacacacacacacctcaggccCGCCATCCCAACAATACATCACATCTCCATGCTGCAGACCTGAGGCCTGGGAGGTGTTGCCCATGGATCCTGGGAGGTTCATGAGCCCTCAAAGGGATTCAAGCAGCAGAAACAGGGACTGAGACATGGAGGACCAGGTTGCTCCTTGGTCACACATGGAGGGGTAGCTGGCCTCTCCCCACCTCTAGCCCAAAGAAACCATAATTTAGTATAGAAGGGGCCTTCTAATGCTGGGGTGTCACAAGGAGGATGAGAATTTCTTGGGTCACCCTTGATCTCACCAGAGAGAGGTGCCCAGCCCTCAAGGAACTCTCCCCGGGGGATCTTAGAGAGCTGTGGTGGAACTTCCGGGGTGTCACCAGAAAGGACAGGACCCCACATCACAGAGGTGCCCGGGACGATAGCATGCTGGCTCGGTACAGGGAGCCCGTGGAATTGTTCCCCCCTTCTTCCTgcccccttctttccttttcctttatccCCAaaactttttgctttttcttcttccttttccctctctccctctgtccatcTGAGAACCTGAGGCCCTAGAGGGATGGTAACTAATTGTCCCCCACATCTCAGAGAATGGGGACGGTGACATAGTAGAAGGCCCGAGAATCCAGCAGGCAGAAGTCTGGGGTGAACCAGACAGTAGACATAAGGACACAGATGACCCCTTTCACTCGGGGAGACAGGTCtcaaatttgaaaggaaggaaCAGGCCATTTGTAGCTTCCCTCTCTTGTGCTACCAGTCTACTGTGGCACCCATAGGACACGTTCATATGGTCACGGAGTATCCAAGACTATTAATGATGGcctttaataatttattattagcACTTTGCATGAGGACAACGTGAAAGGAAAATTTATCTAGAGAGGAAAAGAAGTTAGGGAATGTAAAGATCTATTCAGACACAAATTATCCAAACTCCTGTAGTACTGATAGACCCACTGATTGACACGTTGATTGGGTAAAACCTTTCTTCCCAGGCATCACCAGTCTTGGGACTCTTCCTGGCTAGACCCTATCTCCTCCCATCCTCACAGGGTCCATCCTTCTGAACTCAGCATCCGAGCTGTACCTGGCCACTGCTCGCTTGTCTGAACTTACTGTCTCCTCCACGAGCCCCCATCTGTCATACCAGACAAAGGGTGTGACTGTAATTTCTACACATATAACCCTCCTTCTCATTTTATTTCCCTCCGTATTCCTGGCATAATGTCCCCTCTCTCTACTGACTAATCCCTCATCCTCCAAGGGCAggtttcctcccctcttccctaaCCAAGCCCTCTGAGGTCCCAACACACCATCAGCCCATTAGCCGGTATGTTATTACCAGGCTCCCGTGgtcatggtccactatgttcttTTCAGGCCTGACAATTCTGTGCAGGGCTGGGCACAGTCTCCATAGGTACCAGGGAGAGGCAAGATGGTGAGAGAGGTCCTCCGGAGGATATAAGTACAGAGCTGTGGAAAGGTGAGGGTGAAGGTGAGAGGAAGAACAAACAAACTAGCCAAGAAAGGGAGCAAATGACAGCTTCCTGGCGTGACAGGTAGTCAAGCACTTGAAATGTGTCTCCCCGTGATAAAGGACAGTAGTCCTAACTTGTACTACTgcaatcattaattaattaattaattaattaatagctACAAATGGGCTGAAGGAAACAGAACTCCAGACAAAGGAGCGAATAACTTCTCACTGTGCGCCTGAaaatctatacatatacatacatgtacacacgtgGATATACACAAGGGCATGTGCACCTTGTGATAGGCCTTGTTTGCAGCACCCCGCAGCGGCTGTCACGTGGCATGGGCTGGTATGTGCTCTAAATGTGTGTATAGAACAGGGACGGAGACAACAAAGAGATCATTGTATCACACTCTGAACCCAAGCCCTCCTTTCCGCTGACATCATTGCTGCCTTAAATACAGATGCCAGGCCCTGTTTCCAAGACCCTCACTGTCCCCTGTGTGCTAACACAGCACCTACTCCCAGCTCTGCTCTATGACAGTCACCTTCGTTTTTTGTGGGGAAGAGTAGTCTCTTGGAGCTGATACTTCAGTGAAATCCAAGTGGAAAATCTACAGGGAAAGAAGACTtcattttgactttttttctctctcttgctgtccTTTTGGAATCCAAGTCCCTTTGGGGAGGGACCTGGAGCATGGTCATCTCCTGGATG
This window encodes:
- the Col1a1 gene encoding collagen alpha-1(I) chain preproprotein, encoding MFSFVDLRLLLLLGATALLTHGQEDIPEVSCIHNGLRVPNGETWKPEVCLICICHNGTAVCDDVQCNEELDCPNPQRREGECCAFCPEEYVSPNSEDVGVEGPKGDPGPQGPRGPVGPPGRDGIPGQPGLPGPPGPPGPPGPPGLGGNFASQMSYGYDEKSAGVSVPGPMGPSGPRGLPGPPGAPGPQGFQGPPGEPGEPGGSGPMGPRGPPGPPGKNGDDGEAGKPGRPGERGPPGPQGARGLPGTAGLPGMKGHRGFSGLDGAKGDAGPAGPKGEPGSPGENGAPGQMGPRGLPGERGRPGPPGTAGARGNDGAVGAAGPPGPTGPTGPPGFPGAVGAKGEAGPQGARGSEGPQGVRGEPGPPGPAGAAGPAGNPGADGQPGAKGANGAPGIAGAPGFPGARGPSGPQGPSGPPGPKGNSGEPGAPGNKGDTGAKGEPGATGVQGPPGPAGEEGKRGARGEPGPSGLPGPPGERGGPGSRGFPGADGVAGPKGPSGERGAPGPAGPKGSPGEAGRPGEAGLPGAKGLTGSPGSPGPDGKTGPPGPAGQDGRPGPAGPPGARGQAGVMGFPGPKGTAGEPGKAGERGLPGPPGAVGPAGKDGEAGAQGAPGPAGPAGERGEQGPAGSPGFQGLPGPAGPPGEAGKPGEQGVPGDLGAPGPSGARGERGFPGERGVQGPPGPAGPRGNNGAPGNDGAKGDTGAPGAPGSQGAPGLQGMPGERGAAGLPGPKGDRGDAGPKGADGSPGKDGARGLTGPIGPPGPAGAPGDKGEAGPSGPPGPTGARGAPGDRGEAGPPGPAGFAGPPGADGQPGAKGEPGDTGVKGDAGPPGPAGPAGPPGPIGNVGAPGPKGPRGAAGPPGATGFPGAAGRVGPPGPSGNAGPPGPPGPVGKEGGKGPRGETGPAGRPGEVGPPGPPGPAGEKGSPGADGPAGSPGTPGPQGIAGQRGVVGLPGQRGERGFPGLPGPSGEPGKQGPSGSSGERGPPGPMGPPGLAGPPGESGREGSPGAEGSPGRDGAPGAKGDRGETGPAGPPGAPGAPGAPGPVGPAGKNGDRGETGPAGPAGPIGPAGARGPAGPQGPRGDKGETGEQGDRGIKGHRGFSGLQGPPGSPGSPGEQGPSGASGPAGPRGPPGSAGSPGKDGLNGLPGPIGPPGPRGRTGDSGPAGPPGPPGPPGPPGPPSGGYDFSFLPQPPQEKSQDGGRYYRADDANVVRDRDLEVDTTLKSLSQQIENIRSPEGSRKNPARTCRDLKMCHSDWKSGEYWIDPNQGCNLDAIKVYCNMETGQTCVFPTQPSVPQKNWYISPNPKEKKHVWFGESMTDGFPFEYGSEGSDPADVAIQLTFLRLMSTEASQNITYHCKNSVAYMDQQTGNLKKALLLQGSNEIELRGEGNSRFTYSTLVDGCTSHTGTWGKTVIEYKTTKTSRLPIIDVAPLDIGAPDQEFGLDIGPACFV